The window CCTTAACGAAGGCTACGTAGATATTCAGGTGGCTGCGCCAACCGTTGAATACCGCGACGACGGCATCTACATCACATTCAACGTGCACGAAGGCCCCCGCTACACCGTGCGCGACGTGGTCTTTGCTGGCGATGTTATCGACAGCGAAGACAAGATGCTTGAAGTCGTGCAGATGGACGACTGGAAAAAATCCGACAAGTACTTCTCCCTCACGGTCATGCAGGAAGACTCCAAACGCCTGACCGACTACTATTCCGATTACGGTTATGCTTTCGCCGAAGTGGACACCAAGGTCGTCAAGGCCGATGACGGCAGCGATCAGGTGGACGTGGGCTATGTGATCAACAAAAAGCAGAAGGTCTTCATCCGCCGTCTGTCTGTCGAGGGCAATACCAAAACCCGCGACAACGTCATCCTGCGCGAAATGCGCCTGGGCGACGGCGACATGTACGAAGGCGCCAAGCTGCGCCGCTCCAACGAGCGCCTGAACCGTCTGCACTTCTTCTCTGCCGTGGATATGGAACTGATCCCCACGGAGAACGAAGACGAAGTTGACCTCAAGGTCAAGGTCAAGGAAACCAATACCGGCGCCATCATGGGCGGCGTGGGCTACTCCAGCTACTACAGCGTGGGCGTCACCGCATCCGTCATGGAGCGCAACCTCTTTGGCCGCGGCTACTGGTTGCAGTTGCAGGGCTTCTTCTCCTGGCGTCGTACGTCGGGCGTGCTGTCCTTCACCAACCCGCGCCTGTACGATACCGATCTTTCTGTCGGCAACGACCTGTACTACACGCACGATTACTGGGACAACTTTACCAAGGACACCGTCGGCGACACCATTCGCCTGTCGTATCCCATTGGTGAATACACCAGCATAGGCGGCGGTTATCGTCTGGAACGTTATGTTCTTTACGATGTGGACGACGACGCCTCTCCCTACATTCGCGACTACAAGGGCACCAACTGGACAAGCGCCGTTTCTGGCCGCATCCTGCGCGACACTACGGACTCCAAGGAACGCCCCACCAAGGGTACCATTGCCCGCCTGTGGGCTGAATACGGCGGCGGCGGCCTCGGCGGCACAGACAACTTTATCAAGACTGTGGCCGACTGGCAGGGCTTCTGGTCCTTTAACCCGCAGAACACCATCCACTTGCGAGGTCGTTTGGGCGGCGTGTACCAGAATACCAACTCCAACGTCCCGGTGTTTGAACGCTTCTGGGTTGGCGGCATGGATACCATTCGCGGTTACTCCTTCTCCGACCTCTCGCCCCGCGACTACAAGTACAACGGCGACCAGATCGGCGGCGACCGCATGGGTGTTGCCAACGTTGAATACATCTGGACCTTCCAGAAAGACCTTGGCCTTGCTCTGGTTCCCTTCTTCGATGCCGGTTACAACATCGACAGCAAGACCATGGGCAACGACCTCAACAAATACATCGTCTGCTCCACGGGCCTTGAACTGCGCTGGCGTTCGCCCATGGGCGACCTTCGTATCGCCTACGGTATCCCGCTGGTTCAGGACTACGACAAGGAACGTGAATCCGGTCGCATAGAATTCAGCATGGGCCAGTTCTTCTAGCCCTCACTTCTGC is drawn from Desulfovibrio desulfuricans and contains these coding sequences:
- the bamA gene encoding outer membrane protein assembly factor BamA, coding for MKRFLNNVLCKALCLAVLACATLALPGGAVAAEGPLVLVLPFQVNAGPEMPNASQDVPQAIADQLKQNGMRTVPMETARVLQRNSGESIDLATARELGRKAGARMVIYGKFNQLGQGFSMDTRIVPVYEGEAVPAGFERNSLTSLNECAAVLAKRAAEISNPATAAEAAPQKNDAPATLVPMNAPTSAHGGLADVQVRGMKVLDPDTVLMRLTIRKGDSPDATAINEEVKRIWDMGYFSDVQATLEGNVLVFTVVEKPRIDNIVVDGSDKVSKDDVLAAMGTKSGSVLNEQVLSDDLQKISELYHKEGFYLAKVTYRLEDRQGGRGAVLVISVTEGNKLYIRDVKIEGLNKLNRGDLDKYMALKTRGIFSWLTGTGVLKDEYLERDTNAIAAFGLNEGYVDIQVAAPTVEYRDDGIYITFNVHEGPRYTVRDVVFAGDVIDSEDKMLEVVQMDDWKKSDKYFSLTVMQEDSKRLTDYYSDYGYAFAEVDTKVVKADDGSDQVDVGYVINKKQKVFIRRLSVEGNTKTRDNVILREMRLGDGDMYEGAKLRRSNERLNRLHFFSAVDMELIPTENEDEVDLKVKVKETNTGAIMGGVGYSSYYSVGVTASVMERNLFGRGYWLQLQGFFSWRRTSGVLSFTNPRLYDTDLSVGNDLYYTHDYWDNFTKDTVGDTIRLSYPIGEYTSIGGGYRLERYVLYDVDDDASPYIRDYKGTNWTSAVSGRILRDTTDSKERPTKGTIARLWAEYGGGGLGGTDNFIKTVADWQGFWSFNPQNTIHLRGRLGGVYQNTNSNVPVFERFWVGGMDTIRGYSFSDLSPRDYKYNGDQIGGDRMGVANVEYIWTFQKDLGLALVPFFDAGYNIDSKTMGNDLNKYIVCSTGLELRWRSPMGDLRIAYGIPLVQDYDKERESGRIEFSMGQFF